A window from Felis catus isolate Fca126 chromosome B1, F.catus_Fca126_mat1.0, whole genome shotgun sequence encodes these proteins:
- the LOC101093854 gene encoding interleukin-8-like, translated as MAAESSQRRFLLLAVFALSIFANLCEGQELRCQCIQTHSDFISPKFIKHVQLIPEGVHCNRKEIIVTLEDGKLICLDPNAEWVMLIIKKIINSAPN; from the exons ATGGCTGCTGAGAGCTCACAAAGAAGATTCCTCCTGCTGGCTGTCTTTGCACTGAGCATCTTTG CCAATCTCTGTGAGGGGCAAGAGTTGCGATGCCAGTGTATTCAGAcacattctgattttatttctccGAAATTCATTAAACATGTCCAGTTGATACCCGAAGGTGTTCACTGCAACAGGAAAGAAATCAT agtCACATTGGAAGATGGGAAATTAATTTGTTTGGATCCTAACGCTGAATGGGTGATGCTTATTATCAAAAAGATTATCAACAG TGCCCCTAACTGA